In the genome of Methylomagnum ishizawai, the window GGCTGTACGCCGCGTTGTCCGCCCTGCAAGCGGCCCATCCTGCGGGGGCGGCGGGCGACTATGCCCAGGTGGACAGCGGGGTCGGCGGGGCGCTGCACATCTATTCGTGGGACGTGAGCGACGGCGCGTGGGTGCTGACCAGTTCGGACGGCACCGGCGCGGCGAACACGGACCAACTGCCGGAGGGTTCGACCCACCTCTATTTCACGGCGGCGCGGGCCATCGCGGCCTGTACCGGGGTGTTCCAGCCGCTCAATACCTTATTGACGGCCCTCGCCGGGTTGTCCGGGACGGGATGGCTCAAATTCACATCCGGCGCACCTTCGGTGTCGGACATCGCCGCTGCGGACGTGTCCGGCCTGGGCACCGCCGCCACCCGTAACGTGGGCACCGGATCGGGCGACGTGGCGGCGGGGGACGCTCCGGCGGCGGCGATCACGGCCCATATCACGGCCACCGACCCCCATGGGGATCGCGTCTATGCCGACGCCATCGTGGCGACCAAAGCGCCCCTGGTCTCACCCGCGTTGACCGGCATCCCGACCGCGCCCACGGCGGCCCTGGGCACCAACACCAATCAAGTCGCCACCATGGCCGCCGTGAAGGCCGCCATCGACGCGCTGGTGGCGGGGGCACCGGGAGCGCTCGACACCCTCGACGAAATCGCCACGCAGCTTGCCAACGACGAAAGCGCCGTTGCCGCGCTGACGGCGGTGGTGGCGAACAAGCAGCCGCTGGACGCCACCCTGACCGCGCTGGCCGCCCTCGTGACGGCGGCGGATAGGCTGGTCTATGCCGATGGAGTGGATTCCTTCGCCACCACCGACCTCACCGCCTTCGGGCGGACCTTGGCCGGGTTGGCCAATGTGGCGGCGCTGAAAACCCTGCTCGGCCTGGCCGTGGGGGATATTACCGGCCTGGGCAGCGCAGCGACCCACGACGCCGACGACTTCGCCACCGCCGCCCAGGTCGCGGCGCTGGCGGGCTACGACCTGCCGTTTTGCTTCGAGGGGTCGCCCGCCGCCTCCGCGCGGCTGGTCGCCATTATCCTGGTCCGGCCCGTGTGGATGCCCTTCGACCTGGACGGGTCGATATTCCGGGTGGACGGGGCGGCGGGGGATTACGTGCTGGCCGTCCAGCAGGTCCGCGACGGGGAGGTGCTGGTCGCGGGCACGGCCACCCTGCACACCGACGGCACGGCCACGCTTCTCCTGGACGGCGACGTGGACGGCTGGACGGGCGACGAGATTTGGATATTCGCCCCGGCCACGCCCGATGCGGGCGTGACCTCGGTCCGGGGCGCGATCAAGGCGGAGGCCGTCTTGCCATGATGGGACATCGCGTCATCACCGGGATTGCGCGGCACGGGGGCGGCGGTGGCGAAGGGGCGCCGGTCCCGGTGTTCCAGTTCGCCGATTATTTCAGCCCCGACTCGTGGTCGAGCGTGTTCCCGGATGGGGAGGGCGGCTGGGTGGTCAACGTGTCCATATCCGCGGCTTCGGCGGTGGTCGGCATCGACGCCAGCGGTTCCTACGATCCCGCCGGCGGGACGCTGGAGTTCCTGTGGAGCTTCCCGCCGCCCTTCGCCTTCGACGACCCTACCGTGTCCGCGCCCAGCGGCCCCTGGCCCGCCAATGGCGGGCAATACCCCGGCGTGACGTTCTTGACGATCACCTCGACCGCCAGCGGGTTGTCCACCGTCCTGACCGGCCTGTTGCAGATCAATTGGTTTTGAATGTCCCCTTTTAACCGGAGGTTTCCATGGCGCTAGAAGGCGCGGGCGCATGGTCGACGATGCAAGCCCGGATGCTGGACTCCCTGCACCGGGTCTTCAACAAAGACCCCCTTCCGGTCTTGGCCTTCCGCTTGCGCTACGACGGCGACGCCATGACCTGGGCGGTCCAGGATGGGCTGCTGACGCTGACCGTTTCGGGCGGCTCCGGCGCGGGCGGAGTTATCGACCTGCGCGGCCATACCCTCGCTACCCTGGCCGATTTCCTGGCCGCGCAGGCGGGCTACACGGTCCTGGATGAAAACCCCGCCGTGGGCCATCTCTCGGCGCTGACGCTGTTCGGCGCGGGCGATCAGGCGGCCAGCGAGGGCGACCACCTCTATGCCTTCACCAACCTGCTGTGGGCCTTTTTGACGGCCTACGCGGTCGAGTTGGGCGCGGCGCGGGACCAGATCGCGGCGGCGCTGGCGCAAATGGTGTTGCAAACCGCCGATTTGGATTGGCTGCAAGAGCACAATACCTATTATGGGGTCGCCTGGATTCCCGGCGAGGTGCCGGTCGATTATGCCAACCGCACCGTGGCGGAGGTATTGCATCAGCGCGGGAATAACGTCGCTCTGGAATCCTTGATACTCAATGCGACCGGGATGCGCTGCGATGTTGTGGATGTGGGCGATGGCAGCATCTATTGGGATGGGGTGGAATCATTCGATGGGGATGTGCCGTTCTCTGGCTATCCAGCGGCCTATGGTTTATTCGATGTGATTATCCCGAATATTCCTTCCACACCGGACCAAGACGCCATATTGGTGGCGACGATCCGCCGGATCGTGGACGAAAACCGATGCGCTGGGTTCCACGTCCGCCAGATAGGCCGGGTCGTGGCGTGGAATGGCTCGTATTCATTCGATGGGGCTATCGCTTTCGATAGCGTCCCCGCTTAGCTTTTTATAGGGGTTATCCAAATGACAAACTTCACTGGGACCGCATCGTTCGATCCCGTCCGCCGGATCGAAATCTCCGACCGCGTCCTCGGGGGCGATCCCGTATCGTCGCCGATCAATGGCACACTGCAATCCCTGGTCAACCGCGACACCTACCTGCAAAGCGTGGCGGCGTCGGCGGCGGGCTTGGCGATCCGCTACGCCCGCGTGGCCGTGACCGGCAATGTGTCGGCGCTGTCGGGGTTGTCCGCCCGTGATGGCGTGACCCCGAACGCGGGCGACATTGTCCTGTTGACGGCACAAACCACCGCCGCGCAGAACGGCCTGTGGGTGGCGGCGTCCGGGGCATGGACCCGGTTCGCGAACGCGAACGGCGATACCGGCCTGCCGCCGGGGTGTCTGGTGTCGGTGTCGGAGGGTACGCTCGGTGGCGGTACGGTTTGGGGATTAATGACGGTCGCACCCATCGTCGTGGGTACCACCGGACTGGCGTTCCGCCTCGTTGTTGCCAACGATGTGGGCAAAATCGATTTGTTCGCCATGGGCACCCCGCCGCTGGGCTGGCTTGAATGCGATGGCACTGCAATATCCCGCACCACGTATGCAAGGCTATTCGCGAGGGTCGGCACTACATTTGGGGAGGGGGATGGTTCGACCACATTCGGGGTGCCCGATTTGCGCGGCGAGTTCGTGCGCGGCTGGGATCATGGGCGGGGCGTCGATACTGGCCGGGCATTTGGTTCATCGCAATTGGGCAGCCCTATCGCGGGGGAGGATAATACGGCGAATAACTCGGTGTTCGGGGGCACTATCAACGGCAATACGCCCACGCTATACGATGCCGTTCTCTCTGGATATAGCAGTTTTAATACCAAATATTTGGAGTCGGGAATTCCTGAGATCGGGAATGCGGGGTCGTTCGGCATCGCTCGGCCACGTAACGTCGCCTTTATGTATTGCATCAGGTATTGAGGGCGCGAAATGGCCAATGTCAAAATCGGCGTCGAAGCCGAACTGGATTCCGTCTCCCGCGACGTGGAACAACTCGTCGCCCGCGTCCGGTCGGCGACGGAAGACCTGCGGCGCGGCCTCGAAGTCACCCTCGACACCGGCCGCGCCCAGCGGGACATCGACGCGCTCATCGCCAAATTGGGCGAGCTCGACGCCAAGATCGGACAGGCCCGCGCCGTCGGCATCGACACGGCGGGCGCGGCCACGCAGTCCACCGAGGCCCGGCAGGCCCAGGGCGCGTACCAAGCCGAACTGGACCGGGCCAAGCGGGACATGGAGGCATGGCAGAAGTCCATCGGCGGTGGCCCCATGGCGTCATGGCAGGCCAATCTTTCCGGCGCGGGCGGCGGCGCTTTCGATTTCCGTCCGGCGGTCCAGATGGCCGAGACCCTCACGGGCAGGGTGGCGGCGGCGACCACCCACACCGACCGGCTCAGGCGGGCGCAGCGCGAATACCGCGAGGAGGTGCGCGGCACGGCGGAAGAATGGGCGAAGCTCACGGGACAAAGCTTCACCGAGCGACAGGCCGAGGCGGCGAATACATGGCTGGGCCAGCACATCGCCAGCGAGGGCCGGTTCGCGCCGTTCATGCGCGGCTTCGACGTGGGCGACGTGGGGTCCGACGAGTGGCGCGGACAATTCGGCACGCCCGGCGCGGCCAAGCGCATCGCCCAGGGTATCGGCGCGGGTGGCCTGGGCGCCGCCGGTATGGACGCGCCCGACCACAAATGGGCTTCCAGGATGCTCGGAAGTGCTGCGGGCGTGGCGGCGAACGCCGTTCTTAACGGTGGCGACGGCGGCGCGGCGGGATTGGCGGGGGGCGTCCTGGGCGGCATGCTCGGCCCGGCGGGCGCGATAGTCGGCGCGGTGGTGGGCGGCGCGGTGGATCGCGGCATGGAAAAGGCCCTGGCCGAAGCCCTGGAGACCTCGGCGCTCCGCAAGAACCTGGGTGGCCTGTCGGAGGAATTCGACCCACTGCGGGCCGTGGCGCGGGCGGCGTCGGACGGCCTGGGCATGACCGCCACCGAGTTCATGGGGGCGGAAAGGCGCTTCGCCGGGGTGGCCGGCACGCGCCCCGAGGAGGCCCGCAACCTTGTGGCCGAGACCCGCGGCGCTTCGCAGTTCGCCCGCTCGCTGGGCACCGGGCCGGATTCGGCCATCGCCTTCTTCGCCAACCAACGGCAGTTTGGCGTCACCCGCGACGAGGAAGGCTCGCGCCGGATGGCCCTCGTCATCGCCGAGGCCCTCAACAAGGGCGGCCTGTTCGCCAAGGCCGACGAACTCATGCAGGCCGTGGCCGAGTTCACGGTCCAGGCGGCGCGCACCGGCAGGACCGCGCCAGACGTGGGCGGCTATGTGGACCTGCTGGGGACGCTCACGGCGCGGGGCGGTCCCTATGAGCGGGACATCCAAGGGGCGGTGTCGCTGTTCCAGCGGATGGACGCCGGGTTCCGGGGGCCGGGCAGTGAAGGCTGGAACGCCTTCATGGTTGGGTCGTACCAGGGCATCGCCGGGCGGGGATTCAACGGGCTGGACCTACAGGTCGTGAAGGAGGGTGGGCTGCTGGGCACGCTGGCGGGCGCGTGGGACAGCATTAAGAAGGGCGCGGACCCGGCCACGATCCGCCATTGGAAGGCCATGGAGGCGGCGGCGGGGCCGGGCGCCAACCTGCCTATGATCGATGTGATGCTACCGCGCCTGCTGCAGCGGTTTGGTGGCAATACCGAATGGGCGGCGCAGGCCATACATGACAACACGGGTATCGGGGTACGGGAGGCGCATGACGTGATCACGCTCGCCAAGCAGCCCGGTGGCGTGAACGGAATCCTGGAACGGCTGAAGGGCTTCCATGTGGACACGGCCAACGTGCCCATGGGTAACCTGTTGGCCCTGGCCCAACTCGCCACCGGCAACCGCGAAGACCTGATGAAGCAGGCCCGGCGCTTGATGTCGGGCGACGGCTACGAGGCCGTGGCCGGGACCGACCGCGACCGGCTGGAAAAGGCCATGGGCGGTTCCGATGCCGACCTCCGGCAAACCGTCATCGACCTGACCGCGAACCGCGAAATGAAGGACATCGCGGAATCGAGCCTGGACACCCAGAAACGCATCGCGCAAAGCATCACGTCGATTTCCTCGAACCTGTTGAAGCTCAAGGACGCGGCGCTCGCCAAGATGTTCGGGACTCCGGGGACGTATGCCCAGGCCATGAAGGATTGGGCATTGGCGGGGGATGTCGCGGATCGGGATAGCGTGGTTGACCCCGTGTTGACCCGGATGAAAGAGCGGGGCGACCGTATCGCCTTCCTGCGTAATGCGTTGGCACATGGGGAATATCCGAATGGCCCCCATGGAACGCATGTGCCGCCGGAAACCTTGCAGGGTTATAAGACCGAATTGGATCGGTTGCTGGCGGAGCATCAGCGGGATTCGGCGCTCGTCAAGGGGGCGTTTGAGCGATACACCAGCAAGGAACAATCCTACGACCGCCAGGAATTCATCCGCCGGATCCAACCGGCGGCGGAGCGTGCCGCTGAGAAGTACCACATTCCCGCCGATGTGCTGATGGCGCACGCCGCCCAAGAGACCGGCTGGGGTAAACATGTCCACGACAACAACCTATTCAATATCACCGGCAGCTATCACGGCCAAAGCGTGGTGCGCGGCGATACCGATGCCGCCGGAAATCGCATCAGCCAGCGTTTCAAAGTCTATGGGTCCATCGACGAGAGCTTCGAGGACTTGGCCGACCTGTTGAGCCGCAAATATCCGGGCGCGGTCGGCGTGAAGTCGGCCTACGAATATGGCGCTGCCTTGAAAAAGGGAGGGTATGCCGCCGACCCTGGGTATGCCAAGCATATTGACGAGCGGGCGCAGGAGGTACGTCGCATTACGGGAACCCCGCTCCCGCCCGGCAAGGCGCAATACGGCGCGGACGGGCGCATCAGTGTGGACCCCATGAAGATCGAGGTCACGCATACCCATACCGACCCTTCCGGTGCCCCCATCGCGCCGCCGCAAATCCAAACCTACACCGCCAAGCCCCGCTTGAATCCGGGCCGTCCGCCGCTTTCGGAGATTTTCTAGCCGTTCCGCCCGATCATGACCACCACCCACAACCCCCAAGTCTCCGTCAAGCTCATCAAGGTCGTGAACCGCTCGGCCATCGCGCCCGGTATCGCCGTCGCCGGGCGCTACAAGAACCTGCTGGAAATCGACCTCACGCCCTACCTGGGCGATATGGGCGGCGTCCGCACCGTCAAGGGCGTGCGGGAACCGGCGGGCGGCTTCTCCATGACCTTCGCCGACCAGGCCACCGACCGGAGCGAATCGCTCTACGGCCTGATCGAGCCCATGGACCTCGTGGAAATCCGCATGGCCCGGAATCCTTCGGATTATCCCGGCGGGCGGTTGCCCATCGTCATGCGGGGCTTCGTGTCCCGTGTGTCGAGGCCGGAGCAGGTGGCGCACGATGGCCGGGTCCACCGCTCGGTGGTGGTGCAGGGCCAGGATTTCGGGAAGTTGTGGCAGATATTCCAGATCGTCTATTTACCGGATACAACGCTGGACGAGTATGTGCTGACGGCGTTCAAATTCGCGGAAAAATACCATATCGACATCACCAAGCCGCTGCCCGTGGCGCAGTTCATCGGGCAGGTGGTGGCGGCCATCCTCAATCCGCTGGTCCTGCAATTGCAGTGGTCCGGCAACGCCTTGGCTCCCGAATATTCCCGAATCCGGCCCGATGTCAGCACTATCGGCACGGTGTCGGATTCCACGGTGAACAACTGGCCGGGGAACCAGCCCATCTACAACCTGCTGGCCCTGGCCTGCGATGTGCAGAACGGCTTCAACGAGATGTTCATGGACGACCGGGAAGATGGCGTCGCCTTGGTCTTACGTCCCACGCCCTGGAAGCGCCCGGATGGCACCTATATCCAGACCGGCGTGCCGGACATCCCGACGGTCAAGCTGGACGCCGCGGATGTGGTGTCGCTGGCCGCGAGCCGGTCGGATGAGTGCGTGGCGAATTTGTTCTGGGTCTATAACCCACCGTTCGCGTTGTTGACCCAGGACACCATCCGCCTCAACCGGCGGCTCGCGCCCCTGACCGATTATTTCAACAACGACCCCAAATTCTACGGGCTCAGGATGATGGAGCAGGTGACGTACCTGGGGCCGCCCAACTGGCCCGCCAGCGACACCAATAGCCAGGAACGGCAGGCGCAACTCGACCCCCTGATGGATGCTTGGTTGATGCAAACCGCCGAGGTCATGCAGGCCGCCTCACAGGATGCCGTGGTGTTCGAGCAAGGCCATCTGCGACTGAAGGGCAACGAGAAGATCAAGGCCGGGAACTTCGTCGGCGTGGCCCGGAATTCGATGGTGGCGGAGTATTACGCCGCCAGGGTGGAGCATGAATTCGCCTTCGGCCAGCCCTTCATGACCACCGTGCATTTCGAGCGGGGGACCGGGTTTATCCAGCGGGCGCAGTGGACGGCGGGGCCGTATTGGGCGGAGTTGACGCCGACCTAGGGGAGGGCGGGGCCGCATCCTTGCGGCGGGGTTTCCTCAGAGGCTGTGAAAAAACCCCGGAAACGGATATAGCCCCGGTAAAATAGCGTCCTCCGCAGCGAAACGGCCCAACCGATGACGACCCGACTCCAGCCTTCCCTGTTTGCCTACCCGCCCGAGGACGCCGCCGAGGTGGCCTGCCCGGTCAAGCCGATCCCGCGCGGGGTGGCGCGGGTGCTGATGCCGAACCGGACCCAACTGGAACTGCGGGCCACCGATCTGGATTCGCTGTTGCCGGAGGGCCACCGGGCGCGGATCGTCTGGGCCTACGTGGCGCGGGCGGACCTCGGCGGGATGTATGCCGGGATCAAGGCGGTGCGGGGGGGCAGCGGGCGCACCCCGATCGCCCCGGAAATCCTGTTCGCGCTGTGGCTGTACGCCACGGTCGACGGGGTGGGGAGCGCCCGGGCCATCGCCCGGCTGTGCCGGGACCACGACGCCTACCGCTGGATTTGCGGGGGCGTCCCGGTCAACCACCACACGCTCTCCGATTTCAGGGCCGACCATGGCGAGGCCCTGGACGGCCTGCTGACGGACAGCGTGGCGGCCCTGCTGGCGGCGAAGGCGGTGAAGCTCAAGCGGGTGGCGCAGGACGGGATGCGGGTCCGGGCCAGCGCCGGGGCGGCCTCGTTCCGGCGCCGGGCGACCCTGGAGCGGCACCTGGAGGACGCCCGCGAACAAGTGGCCGCGCTCAAATCGGAGATCGACGCCGACCCCGCGGCGGCGGGTCGGCGCCAACAGGCCGCCCGGACCCGGGCGGCCCGCGAACGCCAAGAGAAAGTCCAAAAAGCCCTGGACCGCCTGCCGGAACTGGAGGAAATCAAGGCCCGGCAGGGCAAGAAGCCGGAAGAGGCCCGCGCCTCCGCCACCGGCGACCAGGCCACGGTCATGAAGATGGCCGACGGCGGCTACCGGCCCGCCTACAACGCCCAGTTCACCACCGACACCGAAACCCAAGTCATCGTCGGCGTCGAGGTCGTCACCACGGGCAGCGACATGGCCCAACTCGAGCCGATGGTCGACCAGGTCGCCGGGCGCCATGGCCAAATCCCCGAGGAATGGCTGGTGGACGGGGGCTACCCCGCTCATGAGCAATTGGAGGCGGTCGCGGATCGCACCACCGTCTATGCCCCGGTGCCGAACCCCAAAGATCCCGCAACGGATCCCCACGCCCCCAAGCCCAACGACAGCGAAGCGGTGGCCGAATGGCGGCAACGCATGGGTACCGACGACGCCAAGGAGATTTATAGGGAGCGCGCGGCCACCGCCGAATGCGTCAATGCCCTGGCGCGGAACCGGGGGTTGCAGCAGTTCCGGGTACGCGGGCCGGGCAAGGTCCGGTGCGTCCTGCTCCTCCACGCCTTGGCCCACAACCTGCTCCGCACCTTCGCCTTGGCGCCCGGGTTGCTCGGGCTGGGGATACCTGCGCCCGAAATGGCGGGAATGGCGGCCTAACCGGTCGCCGCCCCCCCAAAACGCGGCTTCCGGCTTCCCGCCGCTCAACGCCGGGTCGAAAACAAGCGAATTTCGTTGCCCGCCGGGCAATCCGTCCGCTCGAAAGCCGCTCCGCCGATCCCTCACTCCAAGGCGCTTTTCCGAAAAGTTCACAGGCTCTCAGTGGAGCGGAAGGGATTCCTGGCGCGGGACACGCGCCGCCAGGTGGTGGAAGGCCTTGTCGCGGATGGTGAGCGCGGTGCTGCCTTCGCCCAGCTTGGGTTCGGCCACGGCGGCCATGGCTTGCAGGATGGTGGTGGGCAACTCCCGCCGTGTCTCGTGGACCGGGACGTGCAGGGTTTGCAGCAGGGCCAATTCCAGGTTGAGGCAGGTCCACCACAGGCGGTAGGCCTGTCCGTGGAAGGCTTCCAGCAGGTTCAGCAATTCGTCGAGGCGGTCGGCGGGGATGTCGCGGACGTTGCCGACGCCGAACTTGGCCCGGAGGTGGGTGTGGATGCGGGGGCTGATCTGCTGGTTGGATCGGTTGAGGTAGCGCCCGAGGCTGCGGGTGTATTCACCCACCACCCATTGCGCGATCTCGCCCAGGGGGGCGGGGGTGGGTTGGGCCGCTTGGGCTTCCTGCTTGGCCCGGAAGTAGACCTTCACCAGTTGCCGCTGGACCTGCCACGCCAGATCGTCCGTGAAGCTCTTCACCAGCATGAGGTAGCCGGTTTCGGTCAGGACGATCAAGCCACGGGGCGGGACGGCGATTCCAAAAGTATGGAATTCATACTTTTAAGCAAAATCAATGCGATGCCAATCCTCGCCCTCAATGAAGTGCTTCCGGTTGGAGTTGAAACGATCCTTGGCAGTGCCTTCCGGTCTACCGTGGGCTTTGTCGATCAAGGCGAAGGTCAAAACGGGCTGGTCCTTGTAGAAGATCAACGGTAGCGCGGTATCGTCGGTGATTTGGATGACTTGTGCGCTCATTGTGTACCCCCTGCCATCGCTTGGAACACCTCAAAAATGCCGACTTTCTTGGTGCAGCGGATCACATCGCGCAATACCCGGTCCTTGCCTTTGCGCGACTTCGTGGCGTCCCGCAACCTGTCGATGATGATTTGACTAACACCGCGCTGCCTTGCCAAAGACATCCATCCATTGAAGATTTCAATGGATTTTGGATTCGGATCGTCCCCGGTGTTGTGCGATAGCGCCATTTCAATAATCAGCACGCCAGCGCCTTCTTGGGAAACATAAACGACCGGCTCCCCGTTCTCGTCTTTTTGCTCTGTTTCAACGAACAGCGGCCCATCGGGGCGGGGTCCGGCCTTCAACATGGAAATATGCGGATCGGGCTTTGGGATTTCGCCGCCACGCCGCCTGTAATCCTCCATGAAGGCGTCCAGGCTTTGCTGGGCCTCGTCCGTGGTCATGCCGTTCCGGCTGGCGTATTCCTCGGGATCAAGCCGGTATAGCGGTTCGCCATCGTTGGAATACGCGGCGGGCTTGTTGGAATCGATTCCCAAGATTTCCGCCGCCCGGCGGTCCATTTCTTCGCGGGTATCTAGCGGCAACGCGTCCATAAGCATTTGGAACTGCCCTGCGGTATGCGCTCCAGCTTTGAACGCATCGAAGGCTTCTTGAAGCTCTTTATCCATTACACAGCCTCCCGCAGCACTTCGATGACGGATTGATTCCACAGGATTTGATAGCCCGCGTGGCCGTTGCGTGTGAAGGGGATGGCCTCCCCATGCGTGGTTCCGGCTTCGGTCAACTCCCAATCCCCGCCTTCCGGCTTGCGCTGGAATCCCAGCAGAGCCAGCCGCCTGTTCGCGGCGATGGCGGAAATCCCGAGTTCTTTGCCGATTTGGGAGGCATTGAGTTTGCCGACCGCTTCCGGAGCTTCCGCCGGAAGCGTCTGCCGCATGGTGTCGAGCGCCAAGCCGGTGTTCTCGGCGATGCACGCCAGGGTTGCGGCGGCGACCATGGCCGGTTTGACGCCGGGGACTTCGGCGACGATCTTGCCGATCATCGAAATGGCCGCGATAGTGTCTTTCAAGCTGGCCTTGCCGAGCCGGGCCTGCTTCGCAGTCTGCTCGCTCGCGGCCACGGCCATTTGCTTGCTCAACTCGTCGTCCAGGTGGTGGATGAGTTCAGCTTGGAAGGTGGCGCTGATGAGCATGATCGGCTTGCCGAAAGTGGCTTTGAAAGCTGGCGCTAAATCTGCGCCAGCTTCGGCCCGAGTTAGCTCTACTATGTCGCCCCGTTCAAGATATAGGGGAAAAGCTTCCACTGAGCGGATTAGGCGATTGAAGTCCTTTAAGTCGCGATACTTTCCACCGCCCCCGTGGCTACGCCGATAATCGGCGTGGATGCGTTGGGACGCGAGATAGATGCGCTCGTTATGGTGGATGGGTTCCATCAAGGGGTTGGCCTTGGTGGGAAGGTCTTTGCTATTATCCATAGGGTGTTACCTACTTTTTAAGAGCGGTGGGAGTTCACATCGAAGCCTCGGGCGGTCGCAACGCTCGGGGCTTCATTCTTTTGTGCGTCCATGCACTGCTTCAACCGAAACACGATCTCTGAGTTCAGGGAACGGTAGTTTCGGCTGGCACCATCTGCGATCCATTCCTTAATATCGCTCGGCAATCGTACCGGCAATGGCATCACTTGCTTCTTTTTAGCCATAGAGTCCTCCTGATTGGTTGCGGACTGTGAGCGCTCACAGTGAGCTTATGATGCTCACATTGAGCTATTGCCGTCAAGCTCAATGTGAGCCATCATTTCTCACATGAGCAAAGAAGACCCACAAATGAGATTTAGGGCCCCGCCTGCCCTGAAAAAACAGATTGAGGATTCAGCCTGGAAAAACAGGCGGTCAGCTAGCGCTGAAATCATTGCCCGCCTTGAGGCGTCCTTTTCCAAGGATTGGGGCGACGATGAAGAAGTGGAGCGCCTCATGAAAGGTGCCGTACTGACGCTCAGCCCTGAAATGGTGGAGATATTCAAACGCCTTGAGGAGGAAATACGGAAAAATCCCGTCGATCTCTCCAAGTTACCGCTGGGACCACCGATCAACTCCGACACTTTAGATGACGAATAAAAAACCCGGCGCGGAAAGCATGGCTCAATTTAACTCATGAGTCAAATTAAATCATTGCTCTGAGTCAGAAAGAGTCAGAAAATTCCGGCATGACAACGAAACCAACACAACCCTACCCGATTCGGATGCCGCAAGAGATGCGGTCCCAGTTTGAGCGGGCCGCCAAAGAAAGTGGCAGGTCTTTACATGCCGAGATCATGATCCGGCTTGAAAGGTCACTTGAATACGATAGGGAAAAAGCAATACTCAGCCCCTTAGCGTCCAACTCGATAGGGAACGAACTCCTT includes:
- a CDS encoding phage tail protein; amino-acid sequence: MTNFTGTASFDPVRRIEISDRVLGGDPVSSPINGTLQSLVNRDTYLQSVAASAAGLAIRYARVAVTGNVSALSGLSARDGVTPNAGDIVLLTAQTTAAQNGLWVAASGAWTRFANANGDTGLPPGCLVSVSEGTLGGGTVWGLMTVAPIVVGTTGLAFRLVVANDVGKIDLFAMGTPPLGWLECDGTAISRTTYARLFARVGTTFGEGDGSTTFGVPDLRGEFVRGWDHGRGVDTGRAFGSSQLGSPIAGEDNTANNSVFGGTINGNTPTLYDAVLSGYSSFNTKYLESGIPEIGNAGSFGIARPRNVAFMYCIRY
- a CDS encoding glucosaminidase domain-containing protein → MANVKIGVEAELDSVSRDVEQLVARVRSATEDLRRGLEVTLDTGRAQRDIDALIAKLGELDAKIGQARAVGIDTAGAATQSTEARQAQGAYQAELDRAKRDMEAWQKSIGGGPMASWQANLSGAGGGAFDFRPAVQMAETLTGRVAAATTHTDRLRRAQREYREEVRGTAEEWAKLTGQSFTERQAEAANTWLGQHIASEGRFAPFMRGFDVGDVGSDEWRGQFGTPGAAKRIAQGIGAGGLGAAGMDAPDHKWASRMLGSAAGVAANAVLNGGDGGAAGLAGGVLGGMLGPAGAIVGAVVGGAVDRGMEKALAEALETSALRKNLGGLSEEFDPLRAVARAASDGLGMTATEFMGAERRFAGVAGTRPEEARNLVAETRGASQFARSLGTGPDSAIAFFANQRQFGVTRDEEGSRRMALVIAEALNKGGLFAKADELMQAVAEFTVQAARTGRTAPDVGGYVDLLGTLTARGGPYERDIQGAVSLFQRMDAGFRGPGSEGWNAFMVGSYQGIAGRGFNGLDLQVVKEGGLLGTLAGAWDSIKKGADPATIRHWKAMEAAAGPGANLPMIDVMLPRLLQRFGGNTEWAAQAIHDNTGIGVREAHDVITLAKQPGGVNGILERLKGFHVDTANVPMGNLLALAQLATGNREDLMKQARRLMSGDGYEAVAGTDRDRLEKAMGGSDADLRQTVIDLTANREMKDIAESSLDTQKRIAQSITSISSNLLKLKDAALAKMFGTPGTYAQAMKDWALAGDVADRDSVVDPVLTRMKERGDRIAFLRNALAHGEYPNGPHGTHVPPETLQGYKTELDRLLAEHQRDSALVKGAFERYTSKEQSYDRQEFIRRIQPAAERAAEKYHIPADVLMAHAAQETGWGKHVHDNNLFNITGSYHGQSVVRGDTDAAGNRISQRFKVYGSIDESFEDLADLLSRKYPGAVGVKSAYEYGAALKKGGYAADPGYAKHIDERAQEVRRITGTPLPPGKAQYGADGRISVDPMKIEVTHTHTDPSGAPIAPPQIQTYTAKPRLNPGRPPLSEIF
- a CDS encoding IS1182 family transposase, which encodes MTTRLQPSLFAYPPEDAAEVACPVKPIPRGVARVLMPNRTQLELRATDLDSLLPEGHRARIVWAYVARADLGGMYAGIKAVRGGSGRTPIAPEILFALWLYATVDGVGSARAIARLCRDHDAYRWICGGVPVNHHTLSDFRADHGEALDGLLTDSVAALLAAKAVKLKRVAQDGMRVRASAGAASFRRRATLERHLEDAREQVAALKSEIDADPAAAGRRQQAARTRAARERQEKVQKALDRLPELEEIKARQGKKPEEARASATGDQATVMKMADGGYRPAYNAQFTTDTETQVIVGVEVVTTGSDMAQLEPMVDQVAGRHGQIPEEWLVDGGYPAHEQLEAVADRTTVYAPVPNPKDPATDPHAPKPNDSEAVAEWRQRMGTDDAKEIYRERAATAECVNALARNRGLQQFRVRGPGKVRCVLLLHALAHNLLRTFALAPGLLGLGIPAPEMAGMAA
- a CDS encoding ORF6N domain-containing protein, with amino-acid sequence MSAQVIQITDDTALPLIFYKDQPVLTFALIDKAHGRPEGTAKDRFNSNRKHFIEGEDWHRIDFA
- a CDS encoding Arc family DNA-binding protein — protein: MAKKKQVMPLPVRLPSDIKEWIADGASRNYRSLNSEIVFRLKQCMDAQKNEAPSVATARGFDVNSHRS
- a CDS encoding Arc family DNA-binding protein, with the translated sequence MSKEDPQMRFRAPPALKKQIEDSAWKNRRSASAEIIARLEASFSKDWGDDEEVERLMKGAVLTLSPEMVEIFKRLEEEIRKNPVDLSKLPLGPPINSDTLDDE
- a CDS encoding Arc family DNA-binding protein; protein product: MTTKPTQPYPIRMPQEMRSQFERAAKESGRSLHAEIMIRLERSLEYDREKAILSPLASNSIGNELLEKLAAVLSEIYGQANKMAEDTKKTS